Genomic segment of Mycolicibacterium sarraceniae:
CTCGTCCGAACCGCCGTGACGCCGAGAGCCTCGAACCCCATGTCATCGTGCTCTTCGGGGCCACGGGCGACCTTGCCAAGCGCAAGCTGCTGCCCGGTATGGCCTATCTCGTGCAGTCGGCGCTCGCGCCCGAGATCCGGGTGGTCGGCACCTCACTCGAGGAGCTCACTGACGACGAGTTCCGCGCCATCACCAGGAAGGCCGTTGAAGACTTCGGCACCCACAAGCTGACCGACGAGCAGTGGGCCAACTTCGCGAGCCGGGTCACCTACGTCCCGCAGGGTGCCGGCCCTGCCGCGCTGGCCGCCGCAGTGGCCGACGCCGAAGCGCAACTCGGCCCGGACGTGCACAGGTTGCACTACCTGTCGGTACCGCCCAAAGCCGCCAAGTCGGTCATCACCATGCTCAAGGAGGCCGACCTTGTCGAGCGGTCACGGGTGGTGATGGAAAAACCCTTCGGTACCGACCTCGCCAGCGCGATCGAGCTCAACGACTTCGTGCACCAGACGTTCCGCGAACGTCAGATTTTCCGCATCGACCACTTCCTCGGCAAGGAAGCCGCCCAGAACATTCTGGCCTTCCGGTTCGCAAACGGGCTGTTCGAGCCGATCTGGAACCGCAACTTCATCGATCACATTCAGATCGATATCCCGGAGACCCTCGGCCTTGACCAGCGGGCCAACTTCTACGAGAGCACCGGCGCATACAAGGACATGGTGGTCACCCACCTGCTGCAGGTGATGGCCTTCGTGGTGATGGAGCCGCCGACCGCCCTGGAGCCGCGTGCGATCAGCGAGGAGAAGAACAAGGTCTTCCGGTCCATGCTGCCGATCCACTGCGACCACGTGGTCCGCGGTCAATACACCGGCTATCGGCAAGAGGCCGGAGTCGCAAAGGATTCCGACACCGAGACATTCATCGCCCTCAAGGTCGGTATCGACAACTGGCGCTGGGCCGGGGTGCCGATTTACCTACGCACCGGCAAGAAGATGGCCGAGGGTCAGCGCATCATTTCGATCGCGTTCAAGGAAGCGCCGCGCACCATGTTTCCCGCGGGCTCCGGAGTCGGCTCCCAGGGACCCGATCACCTCACCTTCGATCTGGCCGACAGCTCCAAGGTGTCACTGTCGTTCTACGGCAAGCGCCCCGGGCCGGGCATGAAGCTCGACAAGCTCTCCATGCAGTTCTCTACCCAGGAAACCGATTCCCAAGGCGATGTGTTGGAGGCGTACGAACGGTTGATCCTGGATGCCATGCGGGGCGACCACACTCTGTTCACCACAGCCGAAGGCATCGAGTCACTGTGGGAACGCTCGACGCAGCTCCTGGACGACCCGCCGCCGGTCAAGAGCTACCCGGTCGGCACGTGGGGTCCCAATGCCATCCATCAACTCATCGCCCCGAATGCCTGGCGGCTTCCCTTCGAACGGGTATGGCGGGAGAAGAAGTCCCAGGGTTGATCCCTCAGGGCGGTCACTATGTTGTGGCCCAACCGGTTTGAGGCGACGAACGTGGGTCGCCGATAGCGCTCAGCGTGAAGGTGGGACGCTTGGCTGATGCGATTGTCGGATCGGTCTGGTGTCCGGAGCGGTGATCGTGGCGGCCCTGTCGCTGGTTCGGCGTGATGCCCGGTGTGGCTAGGCGGCCTGCCGGGCAGTCACGAGCGCCGAACCCGTAGATGGTGTGGGCGTGCGTCAGTGCGTTGGTGCCGGGCCCCGTCTGGCGAAGCGGCCACGTGCGGCGAGTTCGATCGTCAAGGCGACCCCGCAGGCCTGTGACAACAGCAACCCGACCAGTACCAGAATCTGGACGGCACCGGCCTGCGCTGCGGAGCCGGTACTCAGCAGCACACCGACGAAGGCGCCGGGCAAGGTGACCAGTCCAGCGGTTCGTGCCTGATCGACGTTGGGCAACAACGCGTCCGGGGCCGTGGGCGCAATGACGAGCAGCCGCGCATCTCGCTCCAGGTAACCCAGGCTCAACGCGGCCTCCACCTCGCCGGCGCGGGTGCTCAGCGCATCCAGTGCGCGCCGGGCTGCCACCGCGACCGCGGTCATCGTGCCGCCCAACAGGATTCCGGTGATGGGGACCAGCGCAATGCCTGCGATGGGAACGAGTCCGGTGGCCAGAAGCAGCGGCAGTACTGACGCCAGGCCGACAGCCAACGGCGCCGCCAACCACGACGAGCCCTCAGCGGCCCTGCTACGCCGTGCCGCCGTCACGGCGGCGACGGTGAACATCACCACCAGAATCATCAGGGACGACCACAGCCGCGCCATCGCGGCTGTCAAGACCGCTGCCACCGCCGCCAGTTGCGCCACCGCTCGCATCGTCGCGCTGGGTACCACCCACCAGGAGCCCAGGCCGCTCAGTCGGTAGACGAGCGCGGCGAGCAGCGCCATCACGGCGCAGACCACGACCAGTGTCGGTCCCAGCACCGCGGATGTCATCGGTTCAGTGCGGCAACACCGTCGAGGAACACAGGCACCGCGGCCTACGTAACCGTCCCGTCCTCGACGAGCAGGACTCTTACAGTCGACCTCGGCCCGCTCGCTTAGCCCACCTGATCGTCGCGACGGGCAGCGCTGATGAGGTCCTCGCGAGCCCGCGCCACGCGGGAGCGGATCGTGCCGACCGGGCACCCGCACACCTCGGCGGCTTCGGCGTAAGACAGCCCGAGTACCTGGGTCAGCATCAGGGCGTCGCGACGGTCGCTGTCGAGTCCGTCGAGCAGCATCCTGATCTCGATGATGTCCTCGAACCGTGCCGCGCTGGGCCGGGTGTCGAGGAACTGATCCATGTCGATGGCCGACGCGGTGCGCGGGCGGGCCCGATTGCGGCGGATCTGGTCGATGACCACGCGGCGGGCGATGGACATCAGCCAGGTACGGGCCGACGAACGCCCCGAGAACCGGGGGATTGCGCTCAGAGCGCGCAGGAAGGTCTCCTGCGTGAGGTCGTCGGCGTGACCGGGATCACCGAGAAAGGCGACGGTCCGCCAGACATCGCGCTGCGTGGCCTTGATGAACGCGTTGAGCGCGGCGGAATCGCCCCGACCGGCGGCCAGGGCGAGCACGGTCACCTGGTCGTCGTCGCGTTCGCTCACGTTCAGTGAGACTAGGGGATCAGCGGATCCAGCACATCCGCAGGTCTGGGTCCCAGCGTATTTTGGGTGGCCGGGAACCCGATGGCCCCTTCGGCCGACTATCGGTCGGGCACTCAACTCAGCCAAGGAGGGCGATGACCGCATCGGTCGTGGGCGGTTCGACCGACCCGAACGCGCCGGGCGTCTCGCACCGCGTCGAACTCGACGTCGCGGGAATGTCCTGCGCGGCCTGCGCGGCACGGGTGGAGACCAAGCTCAACAAGCTCGACGGCGTCCGCGCCTCGGTCAACTTCGCCACCCGCGTGGCCAGTGTCGATGCCCCCGAGTCGCTTCCCGCCGAAGACTTGTGCGCGGTGATCCGCAAGGCCGGCTACGACGCGGCGCCCCGCTCGGCATCGCTCGCCGATGCGGTGGACCCCGACGACCGGCAGGCCCGCAACCTGCTGCTGCGGCTGGCGATCGCGGCGGTGCTGTTCGTGCCGCTCGCCGATCTGTCAGTGATGTTCGCCGTCGTCCCCAGCACCCGGTTCACCGGCTGGGAGTGGCTGCTGACCGCGCTCGCGGCACCGATCGTCACCTGGGCGGCGTGGCCATTCCACCGGGTGGCCCTGCGCAACGCGCGGCACGGTACCGCGTCCATGGAGACGCTGATCTCGGTCGGGGTCACCGCGGCCACCCTGTGGTCGCTGTACACGATCTTCTTCGATCACCACGACCGGCAGGTGCACGGCATCCGGGAGGCGCTGCTGGGCAGCGACGCCATCTACCTGGAGGTCGCTGCCGGCGTCACCGTGTTCATCCTGGCCGGCCGGTACTTCGAGGCCAGGGCCAAATCGCGTGCGGGGAGCGCGCTGCGGGCGTTGGCGGCGCTGAGTGCCAAAAACGTGTCGGTGTTGCTGGCCGACGGCAGCGAGATGGTGCTGCCC
This window contains:
- the zwf gene encoding glucose-6-phosphate dehydrogenase, which codes for MRGVATDKLQTIAYPAAGSRPNRRDAESLEPHVIVLFGATGDLAKRKLLPGMAYLVQSALAPEIRVVGTSLEELTDDEFRAITRKAVEDFGTHKLTDEQWANFASRVTYVPQGAGPAALAAAVADAEAQLGPDVHRLHYLSVPPKAAKSVITMLKEADLVERSRVVMEKPFGTDLASAIELNDFVHQTFRERQIFRIDHFLGKEAAQNILAFRFANGLFEPIWNRNFIDHIQIDIPETLGLDQRANFYESTGAYKDMVVTHLLQVMAFVVMEPPTALEPRAISEEKNKVFRSMLPIHCDHVVRGQYTGYRQEAGVAKDSDTETFIALKVGIDNWRWAGVPIYLRTGKKMAEGQRIISIAFKEAPRTMFPAGSGVGSQGPDHLTFDLADSSKVSLSFYGKRPGPGMKLDKLSMQFSTQETDSQGDVLEAYERLILDAMRGDHTLFTTAEGIESLWERSTQLLDDPPPVKSYPVGTWGPNAIHQLIAPNAWRLPFERVWREKKSQG
- a CDS encoding ABC transporter permease, translated to MTSAVLGPTLVVVCAVMALLAALVYRLSGLGSWWVVPSATMRAVAQLAAVAAVLTAAMARLWSSLMILVVMFTVAAVTAARRSRAAEGSSWLAAPLAVGLASVLPLLLATGLVPIAGIALVPITGILLGGTMTAVAVAARRALDALSTRAGEVEAALSLGYLERDARLLVIAPTAPDALLPNVDQARTAGLVTLPGAFVGVLLSTGSAAQAGAVQILVLVGLLLSQACGVALTIELAARGRFARRGPAPTH
- the sigC gene encoding RNA polymerase sigma factor SigC, producing the protein MSERDDDQVTVLALAAGRGDSAALNAFIKATQRDVWRTVAFLGDPGHADDLTQETFLRALSAIPRFSGRSSARTWLMSIARRVVIDQIRRNRARPRTASAIDMDQFLDTRPSAARFEDIIEIRMLLDGLDSDRRDALMLTQVLGLSYAEAAEVCGCPVGTIRSRVARAREDLISAARRDDQVG